A DNA window from Drosophila virilis strain 15010-1051.87 chromosome 4, Dvir_AGI_RSII-ME, whole genome shotgun sequence contains the following coding sequences:
- the Cda5 gene encoding uncharacterized protein Cda5 isoform X10, with the protein MRNTNSNMQFSTHRRSLYWLLGLCLLLFETGLTNAQSKRTPRVTNSRSFSTNVKSTSSNGVSFDCPEEFGYYPHPTDCTQYYVCVFGGALLESCTGGLMYSHELQTCDWPRNVGCELVDSGTSATSTEVGNASRNKPQQHVPSRIRFGAAFTSPAATQKTITVPPQYHRSPPQIIPAQVQHIPPPPELAVSPNPVVTSRGQPKSLLDSQEEIAKLYAEAQETLPPVEEEESDRQQRVYRGQPSTVSQVQRDRDGILHQASINAIPNHGKIGSYTFGTAYRVESSSPSSLTAQTSDNIFLQPSSQASPSQFASNRNYYNTSIFNHGGGYQTPQQAQQQQQPSPFQQPQQQQQQAPALPNPYDSSYYSVYDDDIDLYRDIEYQQQQEQHQQKSQPYQSTVRQQQQSTYRPLEILTTPTPPQRPSYSSQPTLSYNTDYDEDLNAQIEQDNVYDQPTRTPQRNNNRNRGSSIFTNQDRDTAATPNRGTHPPRTRPTLKPAGTIVSKAQEFVDIYRYPPSRPDPLYPQPTPDKTAAKCRKDVCLLPDCYCGGKDIPGELPVESIPQIVLLTFDDSVNDLNKQLYTDLFEKGRVNPNGCPITATFYVSHEWTDYSQVQNLYADGHEMASHTVSHSFGEQFSQKKWTREIAGQREILAAYGGVKLSDVRGMRAPFLSVGGNKMYKMLYDSNFTYDSSMPVYENRPPSWPYTLDYKIFHDCMIPPCPTRSYPGVWQVPMVMWQDLNGGRCSMGDACSNPSDSEGVTKMIMKNFERHYTTNRAPFGLFYHAAWFTQPHHKEGFIKFLDAINAMQDVWIITNWQALQWVRDPTPTSRINSFQPFQCDYSDRPKRCNNPKVCNLWHKSGVRYMKTCQPCPDIYPWTGKSGIRSSRIDNEVEEPSAQN; encoded by the exons GGTTGACGAATGCACAAAGCAAACGTACACCACGTGTCACTAATTCACGCAGTTTTAGCACCAATGTTAAGTCTACCAGCTCAAATGGGGTTAGCTTTGACTGTCCCGAAGAGTTTGGGTATTACCCTCATCCCACGGACTGCACACAGTATTACGTATGCGTATTCGGTGGTGCGTTACTCGAGAGCTGTACTGGAGGTCTTATGTACTCGCATGAACTGCAGACTTGTGATTGGCCCAGAAACGTGGGTTGCGAACTGGTGGATAGTGGCACGTCGGCCACCTCTACCGAAGTAGGTAACGCCTCACGTAATAAGCCACAGCAACATGTTCCCAGCCGCATTCGCTTTGGGGCCGCCTTCACCAGCCCTGCAGCTACACAAAAGACAATCACAGTCCCGCCACAGTATCATCGTTCACCTCCACAAATCATACCAGCGCAGGTTCAGCACATACCACCGCCCCCAGAATTGGCCGTATCACCAAATCCGGTGGTCACGTCACGCGGACAACCAAAATCGCTTCTGGACTCGCAGGAGGAAATAGCTAAG CTCTACGCTGAGGCACAAGAAACGCTGCCACCAGTTGAAGAGGAGGAAAGCGATCGTCAGCAACGTGTTTATCGTGGCCAGCCGAGTACTGTTAGCCAAGTACAGCGGGACCGCGATGGCATCCTACACCAGGCCAGCATAAATGCTATACCCAATCATGGAAAAATTGGGTCCTACACGTTCGGAACAGCTTACAG AGTTGAGTCATCTTCTCCGTCATCGCTGACGGCGCAAACTTCCGATAACATATTTCTACAACCAAGCTCACAAGCTTCGCCGTCACAGTTTGCATCCAATCGTAACTACTACAACACATCCATATTCAATCATGGGGGTGGCTACCAAACACCACAGcaggcgcaacaacaacaacaaccgtcACCATTTcaacaaccgcaacaacaacagcaacaggcacCTGCCTTACCAAACCCCTATGATTCATCATACTATTCTGTTTACGACGACGATATTGATTTATATAGGGACATTGAgtatcaacagcagcaagaacagcatCAGCAAAAGTCCCAGCCATACCAGTCCACAGTGcgtcaacaacagcaatcaaCTTATAGACCGTTAGAAATATTGACTACGCCGACACCACCCCAAAGACCAAGCTACAGTAGCCAGCCCACTTTAAGCTATAATACGGACTATGATGAGGATCTCAATGCACAG ATCGAACAGGATAATGTGTACGATCAACCTACGCGAACTCCGCAACG AAACAACAATAGAAACCGTGGCAGTTCAATATTCACGAATCAGGATCGTGATACTGCTGCCACTCCTAACAGAGGGACTCATCCACC ACGGACGCGTCCAACGCTTAAGCCGGCTGGCACAATAGTCTCAAAGGCTCAAGAGTTTGTGGACATATACAGATATCCGCCTTCCCGACCGGATCCACTTTACCCACAGCCTACGCCGGATAAGACGGCTGCCAAGTGCCGTAAAGATGTTTGTTTACTGCCTGATTGCTATTGCGGTGGCAAGGACATACCCG GCGAACTACCGGTTGAAAGCATACCTCAAATCGTACTGTTGACCTTCGATGATTCCGTAAATGATTTGAATAAACAATTGTATACTGATCTTTTTGAGAAGGGACGTGTGAACCCTAATGGCTGCCCCATAACAGCGACATTCTATGTCTCTCACGAATGGACTGATTACAGTCAAGTGCAGAATCTTTACGCCGATGGACATGAAATGGCATCGCACACAGTGTC TCATAGCTTTGGCGAGCAGTTCTCACAAAAGAAATGGACTCGGGAAATAGCTGGTCAACGCGAAATACTCGCTGCCTATGGCGGCGTCAAGCTATCTGACGTAAGGGGTATGCGTGCTCCTTTCCTCTCAGTTGGTGGTaacaaaatgtacaaaatgcTGTATGACTCAAATTTCACCTACGACTCGTCGATGCCGGTCTATGAAAATCGACCTCCATCGTGGCCGTACACTCTTGACTATAAGATCTTCCACGATTGTATGATACCGCCCTGTCCGACACGAAGCTATCCGGGGGTTTGGCAAGTACCCATGGTCATGTGGCAGGACTTGAACGGCGGACGCTGCTCTATGGGAGATGCCTGCTCAAATCCAAGTGATTCAGAGGGTGTAACCAAAATGATTATGAAGAATTTCGAACGTCATTATACCACCAATAG GGCACCGTTTGGATTGTTTTATCATGCCGCTTGGTTTACGCAACCGCATCACAAGGAAGGGTTTATAAAGTTCCTCGATGCCATAAACGCCATGCAGGATGTTTGGATCATAACAAATTGGCAGGCTCTACAATGGGTGCGCGATCCAACACCTACGTCTAGGATAAATTCTTTCCAGCCATTCCAATGTGATTACTCG GACCGACCCAAACGTTGCAATAATCCAAAAGTCTGCAATCTGTGGCACAAATCTGGAGTTCGATACATGAAAACATGTCAGCCCTGCCCCGACATCTACCCATGGACTGGAAAATCCGGCATACGTTCATCACGCATCGACAACGAAGTTGAAGAGCCTTCCGCGCAAAACTGA
- the Cda5 gene encoding mucin-2 isoform X6 — protein MRNTNSNMQFSTHRRSLYWLLGLCLLLFETGLTNAQSKRTPRVTNSRSFSTNVKSTSSNGVSFDCPEEFGYYPHPTDCTQYYVCVFGGALLESCTGGLMYSHELQTCDWPRNVGCELVDSGTSATSTEVGNASRNKPQQHVPSRIRFGAAFTSPAATQKTITVPPQYHRSPPQIIPAQVQHIPPPPELAVSPNPVVTSRGQPKSLLDSQEEIAKLYAEAQETLPPVEEEESDRQQRVYRGQPSTVSQVQRDRDGILHQASINAIPNHGKIGSYTFGTAYRDIEYQQQQEQHQQKSQPYQSTVRQQQQSTYRPLEILTTPTPPQRPSYSSQPTLSYNTDYDEDLNAQIEQDNVYDQPTRTPQRAEAMTIQALDTRTTASTTERSAARPDGRNYYDTFTTPITNYEETDYSYSSSAEYAQNLPADYYQSEQTLVKTRPSTQAPKSKNTDDYYLIANDVAHSTSAFKVDPTKKYTTMTPTRPPISKSSSVPIRNTNKIATTTTQTVTKPPETTTTTKTTTLNPSSSKAHANKNFKQNVIIKLKTTTSPRTTQAPSTKSPTTSTIKKPSLPTYDSNPFLKSKLQFLAKSLISAVAGSQSQNINDTRTPTQVQSTVTPPFSESWALANDSANSSSTQKYVETIYDETQNVQNVQGEEISSGRNFDTITSPKFLDFINAAAYGASNLVRAPTEKSFKTLYTRENIYNGLEKDKAISTEQNQSKRIQSYVLSDVKPQSFRPTINNSSRAASSDLLDSSSTARPNKAYEYSLESGSHGFTLKAKESLNEENVSEPLFERPESGQRLKPSTTTTTTRLPHTLVNHVSTENEDIIPTTYAPLRIWRNGRPTIKQTHRKPTKMPLLSVTDLSSTTAKATTTTIKAPNTFSSSTERASSGQSFTSRANIFKDNLNRATSNPGMRFVSPYKSLESLLQDERMPHNSLRTTTRTRYANAPASIPFLQTTPKSTHNSFPTNIIQNNATQIVLETMTNGNMRNFSISDVILSTFSPQRPSLPRATTTTTAKTTTTNKIPTEAALTTTILEPTVATVVTSPSIQVSEIAVRARGRSRYTAATISYNLDSVDEPTTYAPKFKIPNSYELRSSTSKPLLRRKAHRGRAATSLRQTISEPTARSGEKYETYKAAQKAKETVYRYQIAPSSAKPITAEDTSSLKRNPNENEALISDTPRAEALIAQQPLENKHNNSIEQSISTETSASSIQDVHIITDRPPVKYLYSNKYRQKTAERTLADSLQNAGYITTANGRTKFRATNVLEQLQHFLSASDSDESGSSQFVDEVYGSEIKASVNEITPGFSTNRSAMTTMRSTTAMSASLPTTRVPLFAFKSTGNPSKSYTPTPTISIIETDATKANISIPDISTEPVPSTTTATPSVTISSPPTTRVSRVNNALKSSIAAAAAQSSSPVSTSSTYQMPGGRANKFQYGLASNSNNNQHQYNNNNAAVAAVSVKCSDSTLSPKCNEIPSRNNNRNRGSSIFTNQDRDTAATPNRGTHPPRTRPTLKPAGTIVSKAQEFVDIYRYPPSRPDPLYPQPTPDKTAAKCRKDVCLLPDCYCGGKDIPGGLNVSDTPQIVLITFDDAISTINIDLYDELFNNKSRKNPNGCPLRATFYLSHEWTDYGMVQDLYSDGHEMASHTVSHSFGEQFSQKKWTREIAGQREILAAYGGVKLSDVRGMRAPFLSVGGNKMYKMLYDSNFTYDSSMPVYENRPPSWPYTLDYKIFHDCMIPPCPTRSYPGVWQVPMVMWQDLNGGRCSMGDACSNPSDSEGVTKMIMKNFERHYTTNRAPFGLFYHAAWFTQPHHKEGFIKFLDAINAMQDVWIITNWQALQWVRDPTPTSRINSFQPFQCDYSDRPKRCNNPKVCNLWHKSGVRYMKTCQPCPDIYPWTGKSGIRSSRIDNEVEEPSAQN, from the exons GGTTGACGAATGCACAAAGCAAACGTACACCACGTGTCACTAATTCACGCAGTTTTAGCACCAATGTTAAGTCTACCAGCTCAAATGGGGTTAGCTTTGACTGTCCCGAAGAGTTTGGGTATTACCCTCATCCCACGGACTGCACACAGTATTACGTATGCGTATTCGGTGGTGCGTTACTCGAGAGCTGTACTGGAGGTCTTATGTACTCGCATGAACTGCAGACTTGTGATTGGCCCAGAAACGTGGGTTGCGAACTGGTGGATAGTGGCACGTCGGCCACCTCTACCGAAGTAGGTAACGCCTCACGTAATAAGCCACAGCAACATGTTCCCAGCCGCATTCGCTTTGGGGCCGCCTTCACCAGCCCTGCAGCTACACAAAAGACAATCACAGTCCCGCCACAGTATCATCGTTCACCTCCACAAATCATACCAGCGCAGGTTCAGCACATACCACCGCCCCCAGAATTGGCCGTATCACCAAATCCGGTGGTCACGTCACGCGGACAACCAAAATCGCTTCTGGACTCGCAGGAGGAAATAGCTAAG CTCTACGCTGAGGCACAAGAAACGCTGCCACCAGTTGAAGAGGAGGAAAGCGATCGTCAGCAACGTGTTTATCGTGGCCAGCCGAGTACTGTTAGCCAAGTACAGCGGGACCGCGATGGCATCCTACACCAGGCCAGCATAAATGCTATACCCAATCATGGAAAAATTGGGTCCTACACGTTCGGAACAGCTTACAG GGACATTGAgtatcaacagcagcaagaacagcatCAGCAAAAGTCCCAGCCATACCAGTCCACAGTGcgtcaacaacagcaatcaaCTTATAGACCGTTAGAAATATTGACTACGCCGACACCACCCCAAAGACCAAGCTACAGTAGCCAGCCCACTTTAAGCTATAATACGGACTATGATGAGGATCTCAATGCACAG ATCGAACAGGATAATGTGTACGATCAACCTACGCGAACTCCGCAACG GGCCGAAGCGATGACCATACAAGCCCTGGACACGAGGACAACTGCCTCGACGACTGAAAGATCAGCTGCAAGGCCTGATGGGCGCAACTACTACGACACATTTACCACACCTATTACAAACTATGAAGAGACCGATTACAGCTATTCCAGCTCAGCAGAGTATGCCCAAAATTTACCCGCGGACTACTATCAAAGCGAGCAAACTCTAGTGAAGACTAGGCCGAGCACTCAAGCTCCGAAATCAAAAAATACGGACGATTATTATCTGATTGCCAATGATGTCGCACATTCTACTTCAGCTTTTAAAGTAGATCCGACTAAGAAGTACACGACAATGACACCCACACGTCCTCCGATCTCAAAGTCATCTTCAGTACCAATCAGGAATACAAACAAGATTGCCACAACTACAACACAAACAGTCACAAAGCCACCTGAAaccactacaacaacaaaaacaactacatTGAACCCTTCCAG CTCAAAAGCgcatgcaaataaaaactttaagcaaaatgttataatcaaattaaagaCAACCACATCACCACGTACCACACAAGCACCCAGTACAAAATCCCCAACGACCAGCACAATAAAGAAACCGTCACTCCCCACATATGACTCCAATCCCTTTCTCAAATCCAAACTTCAATTTCTGGCCAAGTCCCTGATCAGTGCTGTGGCTGGCAGTCAAAGCCAAAATATCAATGACACAAGAACTCCGACCCAAGTCCAATCTACAGTCACACCTCCATTCAGCGAATCGTGGGCGTTGGCAAATGACAGTGCAAATAGTAGTAGTACTCAAAAGTATGTTGAGACAATTTACGATGAAACCCAGAATGTGCAGAATGTCCAGGGGGAAGAGATATCTAGTGGTCGTAATTTTGACACAATCACATCGCCCAAGTTTCTGGATTTCATCAATGCCGCAGCTTATGGAGCCAGCAACTTAGTGCGCGCGCCCACAGAAAAGTCATTTAAGACTCTTTACACAAgggaaaatatatacaacgGCCTTGAAAAAGACAAAGCAATATCCACCGagcaaaatcaaagcaaacgTATACAAAGCTATGTGCTCTCCGATGTTAAGCCCCAAAGCTTTAGGCCAACTATAAACAATTCGTCAAGGGCTGCGTCATCGGACCTGTTAGATAGCTCAAGTACAGCAAGACCCAACAAAGCATACGAGTATAGTCTGGAAAGCGGTTCTCATGGATTTACCTTAAAAGCTAAGGAATCGCTAAATGAGGAGAACGTGTCTGAGCCACTGTTTGAACGCCCTGAAAGTGGGCAACGCCTTAAGcccagcacaacaacaacaacaacacgtttGCCACATACATTAGTCAATCATGTTAGCACGGAGAATGAAGATATTATACCTACAACGTATGCCCCGTTACGTATTTGGCGCAACGGCCGTCCAACTATTAAGCAAACACATAGGAAACCGACCAAAATGCCATTATTAAGCGTCACTGATCTGTCCAGCACTACTGCGAAAGCAACTaccacaacaataaaagcacCTAATACTTTTAGTTCTAGTACCGAACGAGCGAGCTCTGGACAAAGTTTTACATCCCGTGCAAATATATTCAAGGATAACCTTAACCGTGCTACGAGCAACCCAGGAATGAGATTTGTTTCGCCCTATAAGAGCCTTGAAAGTTTGCTTCAAGACGAAAGGATGCCACACAACAGCctcagaacaacaacaagaacacgCTATGCAAATGCTCCTGCCTCAATACCGTTTCTCCAAACAACGCCAAAGTCTACACACAATAGCTTTCCTACAAACATTATTCAAAACAATGCCACTCAAATTGTCCTTGAAACTATGACAAACGGCAATATGCGCAACTTTAGCATAAGTGATGTAATTCTAAGTACTTTCAGTCCTCAAAGACCAAGCTTGCCGCGtgcaactacaacaaccaCTGCCAAAACCACAACCACAAATAAAATACCCACAGAGGCTGCGCTTACTACTACAATTTTAGAACCAACAGTAGCTACAGTAGTGACTTCGCCCTCAATACAGGTGTCTGAAATCGCAGTGCGTGCACGTGGCCGGTCGCGGTACACGGCAGCTACCATCAGCTATAATTTAGATAGTGTTGACGAGCCGACCACTTATGCCCCTAAATTTAAGATACCCAATAGCTATGAACTGAGGAGCTCCACATCTAAACCACTTTTAAGACGCAAAGCGCATCGTGGTCGAGCTGCTACCAGCCTCCGGCAAACGATATCCGAACCGACAGCTAGGTCCGGagaaaaatatgaaacttATAAAGCAGCTCAAAAGGCCAAAGAGACGGTTTATAGGTATCAAATAGCCCCATCCTCTGCAAAGCCAATAACTGCTGAGGATACAAGTTCACTGAAACGCAACCCAAATGAAAACGAAGCCTTAATCTCAGATACCCCGCGTGCAGAAGCCCTTATTGCACAGCAACCACTCGAAAATAAACATAACAATAGCATAGAACAGAGCATTAGCACAGAGACATCTGCTAGTTCTATCCAAGATGTTCATATTATAACCGACCGGCCACCTGTTAAGTATCTATATTCGAACAAATATCGGCAGAAAACAGCGGAGCGCACACTGGCGGATAGTCTGCAGAATGCCGGGTACATAACGACGGCGAACGGACGAACCAAGTTTCGTGCTACCAATgtgctggagcagctgcaacattttCTTTCCGCCAGTGACAGTGATGAGAGCGGGTCATCGCAATTCGTTGATGAAGTTTATGGTTCAGAAATAAAAGCTTCTGTTAATGAGATAACACCGGGCTTTTCAACAAACCGTAGTGCAATGACTACAATGAGATCCACTACTGCCATGTCTGCATCACTGCCAACCACACGCGTCCCACTTTTTGCATTTAAGTCGACAGGAAACCCATCCAAATCATATACCCCAACCCCTACTATTAGCATAATAGAAACAGATGCAACAAAGGCTAACATTAGCATCCCAGATATTAGTACTGAACCTGTCCCTTCAACTACGACTGCCACTCCCTCTGTAACTATATCTTCTCCACCAACAACACGAGTTTCGAGGGTAAATAACGCCTTGAAGTCGTcaattgccgctgctgccgcccaATCATCTAGCCCGGTCTCAACCTCATCCACATATCAAATGCCAGGGGGTAGAGCTAACAAATTTCAATATGGCCTTGCCtccaacagtaacaacaaccaacaccaatacaacaacaacaatgccgctgtcgctgctgtctCGGTGAAGTGCTCCGATAGCACACTGAGCCCTAAGTGCAACGAAATCCCCTCAAG AAACAACAATAGAAACCGTGGCAGTTCAATATTCACGAATCAGGATCGTGATACTGCTGCCACTCCTAACAGAGGGACTCATCCACC ACGGACGCGTCCAACGCTTAAGCCGGCTGGCACAATAGTCTCAAAGGCTCAAGAGTTTGTGGACATATACAGATATCCGCCTTCCCGACCGGATCCACTTTACCCACAGCCTACGCCGGATAAGACGGCTGCCAAGTGCCGTAAAGATGTTTGTTTACTGCCTGATTGCTATTGCGGTGGCAAGGACATACCCG GAGGTTTGAATGTATCGGATACCCcacaaattgttttaattacgTTTGATGATGCCATAAGCACAATTAATATTGATCTGTATGATGAGTTATTTAATAACAAGTCACGCAAGAACCCGAACGGATGTCCTTTGCGTGCCACTTTCTACTTATCCCATGAATGGACGGATTATGGCATGGTCCAGGATTTGTACTCTGATGGACATGAAATGGCCTCGCATACGGTTTC TCATAGCTTTGGCGAGCAGTTCTCACAAAAGAAATGGACTCGGGAAATAGCTGGTCAACGCGAAATACTCGCTGCCTATGGCGGCGTCAAGCTATCTGACGTAAGGGGTATGCGTGCTCCTTTCCTCTCAGTTGGTGGTaacaaaatgtacaaaatgcTGTATGACTCAAATTTCACCTACGACTCGTCGATGCCGGTCTATGAAAATCGACCTCCATCGTGGCCGTACACTCTTGACTATAAGATCTTCCACGATTGTATGATACCGCCCTGTCCGACACGAAGCTATCCGGGGGTTTGGCAAGTACCCATGGTCATGTGGCAGGACTTGAACGGCGGACGCTGCTCTATGGGAGATGCCTGCTCAAATCCAAGTGATTCAGAGGGTGTAACCAAAATGATTATGAAGAATTTCGAACGTCATTATACCACCAATAG GGCACCGTTTGGATTGTTTTATCATGCCGCTTGGTTTACGCAACCGCATCACAAGGAAGGGTTTATAAAGTTCCTCGATGCCATAAACGCCATGCAGGATGTTTGGATCATAACAAATTGGCAGGCTCTACAATGGGTGCGCGATCCAACACCTACGTCTAGGATAAATTCTTTCCAGCCATTCCAATGTGATTACTCG GACCGACCCAAACGTTGCAATAATCCAAAAGTCTGCAATCTGTGGCACAAATCTGGAGTTCGATACATGAAAACATGTCAGCCCTGCCCCGACATCTACCCATGGACTGGAAAATCCGGCATACGTTCATCACGCATCGACAACGAAGTTGAAGAGCCTTCCGCGCAAAACTGA